In the genome of Lysobacter sp. 5GHs7-4, the window GGGAATGCGTCGTCGGCGACCACGCCACTGACGGGAAGATCCAGGCGGAACGCGACGGCGCGGCGGATGTCGATCGCCGCGGTGCGCACATGCAAGGTGCCGCGACGTTCGGCGGCGTCGAAGTACCAGCCTTCGGCGGCCGTCTGCAGCGCCGCGGCGTCGGCGACGGCCGGCAGCGGGCGTCCGTCCAGCTCGACCGCGCGCGGACGCTCGCGGCTGAGCACGCGCAAGGCATAGCGGCGCTGCGGCAGCTGGCCGGCGTACTGGCCGCGTTGCGCCTCGATGCGCACGCGCACTTCGCCGCCGCCCTGCGCGGGCGCCTGCACCGCGATCGTCTGTTCGCTGAACTCGCCCTTCTGATAGCGGCGCGTATTGCCGTCGTCCTCGTACAGGGTGTAGCTGGACTCGCCCTGCGGATACAGATCCAGCGTCAGCTCGTCCAACGGCTTCTCGCCGTCGTACAGCATCGCCGGATACATCGGCAGGATCGCGCCGGCGCGCACGAACACCGGCAGCGTGGCCAGTTCGACCTGGCGATCGAGCTGGCGGCCCTGCGCGCCGGCCTGCAGCTGGCGGCCGTCCCAATAGTCGATCCAGCGGCCCGGCGGCAGGTGAATGTCGCGCCGCCAGCCGCGGCTCGCGGCCTGGCTGCGATACACCGGCGCCACCAGCAGCTCGCGACCGAGCAGGAACTGGTACTTGTGCGCCTCGGTGTAGGCCTGCGGATCCTGCGGGTAGTCCCACATCAGCGCGCGCAACGGCGGCGCGCCGCTAAGCTCGGCTTCGCGGGTCAGGCCGTACATGTACGGCGTCAGACGCATCTTCAGCTTCAAGTAGTCGCGGTTGATGCTGCGGTAGGGCTCGTCGTACCACCACGGATGCTTGCGCCCACCCGAGGACCAGCCCGACATGCCCATCAGCACCGGGGTGAAGGCCTTCCATTGCAGGTCGCGGGTGTAGGTTTCGGCGCTGCCGCCGAAAATGCCGTCGACGTCGCCGGTGGCGTAGGCCATGCCCGACAGGCCCGAACCGATCAGTGTCGGGATATGCCAGCGGATGTAGTCCCAGCTGCCGCTCTGGTCGCCGGTCCAGGCCACCGCATAGCGCTGGATGCCGGCCCAGCCCATCACCGTCCACAGGAACGGGCGCGAGTCGGCGTTATTCAAGATGCCGTCGTAGGCGGCATGGTTGGCGTCCATCGCGAACTGGTAGCCCTTGCCGGTCCAGGCCACGTCCAGCTTCTGCACGCGGCTGCCGGCGCTGCCGACTTCCCAGGCGATCTTGTCGACGCCGTCCTCGGTCCACAGGCCGGTGCGGAAGCCGTAACGCGCCAGCCCCTGCACCACGTTGGGCAGCTCCTTGTAGCCGCAACCGTAACCGTCGTTGGGCAGGATCCAGCCGCCGGGCATGTCGTGTTCGCGGTACTGCCGCGCGACGCTGTCGACCACGTCCGGCGTGTGTCCGCTGGGGCCGTCGCTCCAACCTTCGGGCACGGTGCCCGGCTTCTTGACGTTGTCGCCGTCGTTGTAGCAATCGGCGTCGCCGTAGGACAGCGCCCAGCGCGGCAGCAGGCCGGCACGGCCAGTGAGCGCGGTGTAGCGGTCCAGCAGCTGCGGCAGGCCGGCGCCGACGAAGTAGTAGGCGTCGAAGCGGTCCTCGCGATGCAGCAAGGTCGCCGCCTCGGGTTCGCGCAGGTCGTAGCTGCCGTCGCTCCAGGTGTTGCGCAGCATGCCCCAGCCGCGCGAGCTGAGCAGCATCGGCGCCGGGCTCGGGCGGTCGCCGTCTTCCCAGCCGCCGGAATAGGAAATCTCCAGCTCACGGCCCTTGAACTCGTAGCGGCCGTTCTGCTGGCCGCCGCCGTAATAGTGTTCGCCGGCGTCGCTGGACAGCACTTGCACGCTCTGTTTGGCGTCCAGGTCCAGCGGTTGCAGTTCGCGCCACAGCGGAATCGCGCGACCGGCTTCGATGCGCTCCAGCGCCAGCCGCAACGGTTGGCGCTGGATGTGCAGCACCAGGGCATCGGTGCGGATGCGCACTTCGCTGGCGTCTTCTTCGACGCTGTACTTCACCTCGGCCGCCGGCTGCGCGAGCACGATCGGCGTGGCCTTGTCGCCGCTGGCGGCGAACTTGCCGCCGCGCGCGGCCTGCACGCGCAGCAGATCGGCGCGCAACAGTTCGATGCGCAGGCGCGCGCCGCTGTCGGTGCTCAGCTCCCACACCGGCGCGCGGCCCTGGCCCGACGCGGCCGCGCTCGGCGAGACCGCGCGCAGATTGCCCACGGGCGCGGCCGACAGCGACGCGCTGGCCGCGCACAGCGCGAAGAGCGCTGCGATCAGCAGACGGCCGAGGCCTCGTGCGCTGGTGTCCACCTTGCCCCCAAGCCCGCCGATGCGGGGATCCGAAACGCTTGCGACCGACTCTAGGGCAGCGTGTCGAAATATGTCAACAAATTGCAAAGTAAAAAGAAGGATATTTTCTGAATATCGAAAGATTGTGCAAAGCACAACTTACTGTTCGAAATGGCACGGGCCTGGATCTTTCGCTCAAACCGCGTATTTGCTGCACTGCGGCACGTCCGGGCAGGAACTCCGTGGCGAATCGACGAAACGGCCATAATCTTTCTATTAGCTTTCGATGTTTGACATTTCGAAAGAAAACGCAGATCGTGAGCGCGCCCAACAGGAACCGTGAATGGACGCTCCCCTGCTACCCGATTTGTCCGCCTGGCAGCGCCTGGGCGGGGCCCACACCGCCGAAGAGATCGCCCAGCAGCCCGCGCTGTGGGGCGAACTGGCGCAGGTGCTGGAGCAGTCGCGCGAGCGCATCGACGCCTTCCTCGGCGATTGGCTGCGCCAGCCCGGGCACCGGGTGATCTTCACCGGCGCCGGCAGCTCGGGCTTCATCGCCGAAATGGTCGCCGACCAGATCAATGCGCAGTGGCCGGCGGACGTGCGCGCCTTGCACACCACCAGCCTGCTCACCCATCCCTCGCTGTATCTGCAACACGACCGCCCGACCCTGCTGGTGTCGTTCGCGCGCAGCGGTTCCAGCCCCGAAAGCATGGCGGCGGTGGAGCTGGTGCGCGACCTGGTCGAGCACGCGCGCTTCCTCGACATCACCTGCAACGGCGAAGGCGAACTCGCGCGCCGCGGCCGCGACCGCGCCGACACCCTGACCCTGCTGATGCCGCCGGCCAGTTGCGACCGCGCCTTCGCCATGACCAGCAGCCTGAGCTGCATGCTGCTGGCCGCGCTGGCGGTGTTCGACGCCGCGCCGTGGCCGCAGCGGCTGCAACGCCTGCACGTGCTGGCCGCGCACGCGCAGCGCGCGCTGACCGAATGGGACGCGGACGTGACCGCGCTGGCGCAGCAGCCTTACCGCCGCGTGATCTACCTGGGCAGCGGCCCGCTGGAATCGCTGGCGCGCGAAGCCGCGCTCAAGCTGCTGGAACTCACCGCCGGCCGCGTGCTGGCGCTGGCCAACACACCGCTGGGCTTCCGCCACGGCCCCAAGTCCACCGTCGACGGCGACACCCTGGTGGTGCTGCTGCGCAGCGCCGACGCGGTCGCGCGCCGTTACGATCAGGACCTGCTGGACGAATTGCGCCGCGACGGCATCGCCGGCCGCGTGCTGTCGGTGGGGCCGCGCGCGCGCGATCAGGCCGACGACGATTTCGCCCTGGATGCGCCCGCCCTGCCCGATCCGTGGCTGGCGCCGTTGTGGCTGAGCATGGCCCAGCGCTACGCGTTGCAGCGCTCGGCCGCGCTCGGCCTGACCCCCGACAACCCCTTCCCCGACGGCACCGTCAACCGTGTCGTGCAGGGCGTGACCATCCACCGCCATGGCTGAGTCCGTCGCCAGCGCGCAGACCTACTACGGCCTGGACATCGGCGGGACCAAGATCGAGCTGGTCGCCTGCGACCAGAACATGCAGGTGCGCTACCGGCGCCGCGTGGCCACGCCCACCCACGACTACGACGCGTTTCTGCAGGCGGTGATCGATCTGGTCACCCACGCGGACGCCGACATCGGCAGCGCCGGCCTCGCCGTCGGCCTGGGCGTGCCCGGCGTGGTCGATCGCGACAGCGGACGCCAGCTCAGCTCCAACGTGCCGGCGCTGACCGGACAGCGCGTGGGACCGGATCTGCAGGCGCGCCTGTCGCGCCCCTGGTATCTGGGCAAC includes:
- a CDS encoding SIS domain-containing protein, whose product is MDAPLLPDLSAWQRLGGAHTAEEIAQQPALWGELAQVLEQSRERIDAFLGDWLRQPGHRVIFTGAGSSGFIAEMVADQINAQWPADVRALHTTSLLTHPSLYLQHDRPTLLVSFARSGSSPESMAAVELVRDLVEHARFLDITCNGEGELARRGRDRADTLTLLMPPASCDRAFAMTSSLSCMLLAALAVFDAAPWPQRLQRLHVLAAHAQRALTEWDADVTALAQQPYRRVIYLGSGPLESLAREAALKLLELTAGRVLALANTPLGFRHGPKSTVDGDTLVVLLRSADAVARRYDQDLLDELRRDGIAGRVLSVGPRARDQADDDFALDAPALPDPWLAPLWLSMAQRYALQRSAALGLTPDNPFPDGTVNRVVQGVTIHRHG
- a CDS encoding TIM-barrel domain-containing protein, encoding MDTSARGLGRLLIAALFALCAASASLSAAPVGNLRAVSPSAAASGQGRAPVWELSTDSGARLRIELLRADLLRVQAARGGKFAASGDKATPIVLAQPAAEVKYSVEEDASEVRIRTDALVLHIQRQPLRLALERIEAGRAIPLWRELQPLDLDAKQSVQVLSSDAGEHYYGGGQQNGRYEFKGRELEISYSGGWEDGDRPSPAPMLLSSRGWGMLRNTWSDGSYDLREPEAATLLHREDRFDAYYFVGAGLPQLLDRYTALTGRAGLLPRWALSYGDADCYNDGDNVKKPGTVPEGWSDGPSGHTPDVVDSVARQYREHDMPGGWILPNDGYGCGYKELPNVVQGLARYGFRTGLWTEDGVDKIAWEVGSAGSRVQKLDVAWTGKGYQFAMDANHAAYDGILNNADSRPFLWTVMGWAGIQRYAVAWTGDQSGSWDYIRWHIPTLIGSGLSGMAYATGDVDGIFGGSAETYTRDLQWKAFTPVLMGMSGWSSGGRKHPWWYDEPYRSINRDYLKLKMRLTPYMYGLTREAELSGAPPLRALMWDYPQDPQAYTEAHKYQFLLGRELLVAPVYRSQAASRGWRRDIHLPPGRWIDYWDGRQLQAGAQGRQLDRQVELATLPVFVRAGAILPMYPAMLYDGEKPLDELTLDLYPQGESSYTLYEDDGNTRRYQKGEFSEQTIAVQAPAQGGGEVRVRIEAQRGQYAGQLPQRRYALRVLSRERPRAVELDGRPLPAVADAAALQTAAEGWYFDAAERRGTLHVRTAAIDIRRAVAFRLDLPVSGVVADDAFPAAPAQGRALPPDSLLVVNRPAEEPGHALENAFDDDPATWFRSVRNQAVRTGAHEWTIGFGERSLIDGIEIAPRNDQHWKHGQVRDYEIYLADSNGEWGEPIARGHLKLQQELQRIDFAPRAGRLLRFRVLSTQNPDGDAASGSDPMVSAAQGGAARAVDALRPRDVGPIALSTFRVLEHRVPERPAQHRYLSELPLATDIARDKAHGGQNEMRMNGLLFRRGLGVGADSRIDLQLQGDWRLLRADLGIDDSCRDAGGLQFQVWGDQRLLFDSGLVRAPGVVKPELDIRGLKHLSLRTLGAQGARPAQVCANWANAVLIGQEGDTAAIARP